In Tachypleus tridentatus isolate NWPU-2018 chromosome 7, ASM421037v1, whole genome shotgun sequence, a genomic segment contains:
- the LOC143256253 gene encoding mitogen-activated protein kinase 1-like isoform X3, protein MKMATGTSDVSSQVVRGQVFEVGPRYTNLVYIGEGAYGMVVSAEDNTDNMRVAIKKISPFEHQTYCQRTLREIKILTRFKHENIIDIRDILCPETIDQMKDVYIVQCLMETDLYKLLRTQKLSNDHICYFLYQILRGLKYIHSANVLHRDLKPSNLLLNTSCDLKICDFGLARVADPDHDHTGFLTEYVATRWYRAPEIMLNSKGYTKSIDIWSVGCILAEMLSNRPIFPGKHYLDQLNHILGILGSPSQEDLNCIINEKARSYLLSLPGKPKVPWNRLYPDANQQGWMAFGMDCLQML, encoded by the exons ATGAAAATGGCGACTGGAACGAGTGATGTTTCGTCGCAAGTGGTGAGAGGACAAGTTTTTGAGGTTGGACCTCGATATACAAATTTAGTGTACATTGGCGAGGGAGCGTATGGAATGGTTGT CTCAGCAGAAGACAACACTGATAATATGAGAGTAGCTATCAAGAAAATATCTCCGTTTGAGCACCAGACTTACTGTCAACGAACTCTCAGGGAAATTAAGATTCTAACCAGATTCAAACATGAAAAT ATTATTGACATCAGAGATATACTATGTCCTGAAACCATAGACCAGATGAAGGATGT TTATATTGTCCAATGTTTGATGGAAACAGACTTATACAAATTACTGAGAACTCAAAAACTTAGTAATGACCACATCTGCTATTTTCTTTATCAAATCCTTCGAGGTTTGAAGTATATCCATTCAGCAAATGTTTTACATAGAGACCTCAAGCCTAGTAACCTACTGCTGAACACCTCCTGTGATTTAAAG atTTGTGATTTTGGTCTTGCTCGAGTGGCTGATCCTGACCACGACCATACAGGTTTTCTAACAGAGTATGTAGCCACCAGGTGGTATCGTGCCCCAGAGATTATGCTGAATAGTAAAGGCTATACCAAGTCTA TTGATATTTGGTCAGTTGGTTGTATTTTGGCAGAGATGTTGTCTAATCGACCCATCTTTCCAGGAAAACAtt ATCTGGATCAGCTGAACCACATTCTTGGTATTCTTGGATCTCCATCTCAAGAGGATCTTAACTGCATCATTAATGAAAAG GCTAGAAGCTATCTTCTGTCATTACCAGGTAAACCAAAGGTTCCTTGGAATCGTCTCTACCCTGATGCTAATCAGCAAG